A window from Candidatus Nitrospira neomarina encodes these proteins:
- a CDS encoding WD40 repeat domain-containing protein: MTQPTSPDTLSSNPGFIHNPDSQPPPLIDSLAYWKGGIRELKSFRGHTQEIWAVAFSPDGLTLASGGNDRFIRMWDIETGRLLRSLRGHTHVVREVKYSPDGQIIASASEDRTIRLWNPQTGESLRLLFTRYDHAVCSISFSPDGLMLARAGQNKDIKIWEVTTGTELMTLLGKDQYDHNWSVCTAFSPDGIHLVAGTDIGKIKLYEVLPSGEEKIVHLGHWRDEADDEETENRGFYVDDQGGFQKPMEYWIGALTFTPDGGTMISGSRDCTIKFWNMPTMEERRTLKGHSEWVRNLLVTQDGQVLISASDDGTVKMWDIQTGRQFRTLRSHKGPVRGIALSSDGKYLATAGNDRIITLWEGGE, encoded by the coding sequence ATGACCCAGCCAACAAGCCCAGACACACTGAGTTCTAATCCCGGGTTCATCCATAATCCTGATTCACAACCTCCGCCGCTCATCGATTCACTGGCCTATTGGAAAGGCGGTATCAGGGAACTGAAGTCATTCCGTGGTCACACACAAGAGATATGGGCTGTCGCCTTTTCCCCTGATGGGCTGACATTAGCAAGCGGAGGGAATGACCGTTTTATTCGAATGTGGGATATTGAGACCGGCCGCCTTCTTCGTTCCCTACGAGGGCACACACATGTCGTTCGAGAAGTCAAATATAGCCCTGATGGCCAAATAATCGCTTCCGCAAGTGAGGACAGGACCATTCGACTGTGGAATCCTCAAACGGGAGAATCCCTCCGGTTACTCTTTACTCGTTACGACCATGCCGTATGCAGTATTTCCTTTTCCCCAGACGGGCTCATGCTCGCGAGGGCGGGACAGAATAAAGACATTAAAATTTGGGAAGTAACCACCGGCACCGAACTCATGACGCTTCTTGGTAAAGATCAATACGACCATAATTGGAGTGTCTGCACAGCATTTTCACCTGACGGCATTCACCTAGTGGCTGGCACCGATATCGGGAAAATTAAGCTTTATGAGGTTTTGCCAAGCGGGGAAGAAAAAATTGTACACCTGGGCCATTGGAGAGATGAGGCCGATGACGAAGAGACCGAAAACCGTGGTTTTTACGTAGATGATCAAGGCGGATTTCAAAAACCCATGGAATATTGGATTGGGGCCCTCACCTTTACCCCTGACGGGGGCACCATGATCTCAGGTAGTCGTGACTGTACGATTAAATTCTGGAACATGCCGACCATGGAGGAACGCCGCACGCTGAAAGGTCACTCTGAATGGGTCAGGAATCTTCTTGTAACCCAAGATGGACAGGTGCTTATCAGCGCCAGCGATGATGGGACCGTCAAAATGTGGGACATTCAAACCGGCCGTCAATTCCGAACGCTTCGATCGCACAAAGGGCCTGTCAGGGGAATTGCTCTTTCTTCTGATGGTAAATACCTCGCCACAGCTGGGAATGACCGGATCATCACCCTCTGGGAGGGTGGAGAATAA